A region of Hydrogenimonas cancrithermarum DNA encodes the following proteins:
- the rfbA gene encoding glucose-1-phosphate thymidylyltransferase RfbA, which translates to MKAIILAGGSGTRLYPTTQVISKQLLPVYDKPMIYYPLSVVMLAGIKEVLVISTPADLKRFEDLLGDGSHLGMHFSYAVQEKPNGLAEAFIIGEDFIGNDGVCLILGDNIFYGPGLTPLVEKAAQKKSGATIFGYQVKDPERFGVVEFDENLKVLSIEEKPENPKSNFAVTGLYFYDNDVIEIAKSVEPSHRGELEITSVNQEYLKRGKLEVQLLRRGYAWLDTGTHESLAEASQFIRTIEHRQGYKVACIEEIAHYKGWISDEELIELAQPYKKTEYGRYMLEMAGAK; encoded by the coding sequence ATGAAAGCAATCATTTTAGCGGGTGGTAGTGGAACGAGACTATACCCAACGACGCAAGTCATCAGCAAGCAGTTGCTTCCTGTCTATGACAAACCGATGATCTACTATCCTCTGTCGGTCGTGATGCTCGCGGGCATCAAAGAGGTGCTCGTCATCTCGACACCCGCCGATCTGAAGAGGTTCGAAGATCTTCTGGGCGATGGAAGTCATCTGGGTATGCATTTCAGTTATGCTGTCCAGGAGAAACCGAATGGGCTCGCCGAAGCGTTCATCATCGGGGAAGATTTTATCGGAAACGACGGTGTTTGCTTGATACTGGGGGACAACATCTTCTACGGCCCAGGGTTGACCCCCCTGGTCGAAAAGGCGGCGCAGAAAAAGAGCGGTGCGACGATTTTCGGCTACCAGGTCAAAGACCCCGAGCGGTTCGGCGTCGTCGAGTTCGACGAGAACCTCAAAGTCCTCTCCATCGAGGAGAAACCGGAAAACCCCAAAAGCAATTTCGCCGTGACGGGCCTCTACTTCTACGACAACGACGTCATCGAGATCGCGAAGAGCGTCGAACCCTCGCACCGGGGAGAGCTCGAGATTACCTCCGTCAACCAGGAGTATCTCAAACGCGGAAAGCTGGAAGTCCAGCTTCTACGCCGCGGCTATGCCTGGCTCGATACGGGGACACACGAAAGCCTGGCCGAAGCGAGCCAGTTTATACGGACCATCGAACACAGACAAGGGTACAAAGTCGCCTGTATCGAAGAGATCGCCCACTACAAAGGGTGGATCAGCGACGAGGAGCTCATAGAGCTGGCTCAACCTTATAAAAAAACCGAATATGGGCGATACATGCTCGAAATGGCGGGTGCGAAATGA
- a CDS encoding MBOAT family O-acyltransferase encodes MLFNSYEYIFLFLPASFFLYFYLHKLRLALAAKTFLIGTSLFFYAWWETSYLIIILISVFFNFMVGNFVSKNFPISAKRKKTLLLFGITANLALLGYFKYTDFLLENLNLLFDLSLPYQHIVLPLAISFFTFQQIAYLVDAYRGDKKNYSFLDYSLFVTFFPQLIAGPIVHHKEMMPQFASKYNWVIRHKNIVLGLFIFSIGLFKKVIIADSFAIWANRGFDIAHSLNMLEAWFTSLAYTIQLYFDFSGYTDMAIGAALLFNIRLPINFYSPYKALNIRDFWRRWHITLTRFLRDYLYITLGGNRSGTLKTYRNIIIVFLLGGIWHGAGWTFVVWGLLHGIALVTHRIWQLFAFTMPRWLAWFVTFNFVNISWVFFRAKDFNDAVKVLKGMFLGDLILPAALLGKLHFLNSFGVKFGAYLDAVGAGAEEILKMVVMLAVVLFAKNSIQLTFESNISYAKMFYSAILFIVSVLSMNKISEFIYFNF; translated from the coding sequence ATGCTATTTAATAGCTACGAGTATATTTTTCTCTTCCTGCCGGCATCCTTCTTTCTCTATTTCTATCTGCATAAACTAAGATTGGCGCTTGCCGCAAAAACGTTCCTTATTGGAACCTCTCTTTTTTTCTATGCATGGTGGGAAACTTCCTATCTCATCATCATTCTGATATCCGTATTTTTCAACTTTATGGTGGGAAATTTCGTAAGCAAAAATTTTCCAATATCCGCAAAGAGAAAAAAAACATTGCTTCTCTTTGGAATCACCGCCAATCTTGCACTGCTTGGATACTTCAAATACACCGATTTCCTTCTTGAAAATCTCAATCTCTTGTTTGATCTTTCATTGCCCTATCAACACATCGTACTGCCACTGGCAATCTCTTTTTTTACCTTTCAGCAAATCGCCTATCTTGTCGACGCATATAGAGGCGATAAAAAAAATTACAGTTTTTTGGACTACTCGCTCTTCGTAACATTTTTTCCTCAGCTCATCGCCGGCCCAATCGTTCATCACAAAGAGATGATGCCGCAGTTCGCATCGAAATATAACTGGGTCATTCGACACAAAAATATCGTTTTGGGGCTTTTCATCTTTTCCATCGGTCTGTTCAAAAAAGTGATCATCGCCGACAGTTTCGCCATATGGGCGAACAGAGGATTCGATATCGCTCATTCTCTCAATATGCTGGAAGCCTGGTTTACCTCTTTGGCATATACGATACAACTCTATTTCGACTTCAGCGGGTACACAGATATGGCCATCGGTGCCGCACTACTCTTCAACATCCGACTCCCGATCAACTTCTACAGCCCATACAAAGCGCTGAACATTCGAGATTTCTGGAGACGTTGGCACATTACACTGACACGTTTTTTAAGAGATTATCTTTATATTACACTTGGAGGTAACCGTTCCGGAACCTTGAAAACATACCGCAACATCATTATAGTTTTTCTTCTCGGCGGCATCTGGCACGGTGCCGGATGGACATTCGTCGTCTGGGGCCTTTTACACGGTATCGCACTGGTCACACATCGTATCTGGCAACTGTTCGCATTTACGATGCCCCGCTGGCTCGCCTGGTTCGTCACGTTTAATTTCGTCAATATCTCCTGGGTTTTTTTCCGCGCCAAAGATTTCAACGATGCGGTGAAAGTGCTGAAAGGAATGTTTTTGGGAGATTTGATTCTACCGGCAGCACTCTTGGGAAAACTTCATTTTCTGAACTCATTCGGTGTCAAATTCGGAGCTTATCTCGATGCAGTAGGCGCAGGGGCCGAAGAGATATTAAAAATGGTTGTCATGCTTGCCGTTGTGCTGTTTGCAAAAAACTCCATTCAATTGACATTTGAATCGAATATAAGTTATGCGAAAATGTTTTATTCGGCCATTTTGTTCATCGTATCGGTTCTATCGATGAACAAAATTTCAGAATTCATCTATTTCAATTTTTAA
- a CDS encoding DUF1501 domain-containing protein: MRRRDFIKTTIAMAAATALLPSSAEADVVPVDASNPLPMDQVVFDKDIFDKNDAQTIIIFLSGGMSDVVGNVKHVLEDIIPNDMSLKKYPDKLISPTDNGFWKEAGGDYLEDMLVSGNLNVFRTCYNPTAALAHGINQKRYMNGNEAGFNSGIVTTLMHVLNRNNAVSKDAILTNVAINGSDYRLLEDGATPTMLPDFLRPASFNRNLQNVYNYAMTSDGLVSVGDTSATEKLNAANFSTELTALSQEHNLYDALSDIFNRRGEMSDFLDEIVNGDLPVQYPSTVDGTRVEAAMRILINNPSTKIVSMVGGYNGWDDHSNAIENHTKRASQLFEAIKVAIDHAGAVGKDSINIVVFGDFGRNLTLNSAGGWDHGNNQVLYWFGGKKFFNQLGIVGETYLDEHVKKYRLYSHPTDSSYQLRPYSIAATIYALYGVENPEVLTGGAGIIDPVDYTGKTFLRG, translated from the coding sequence ATGAGACGAAGAGATTTTATAAAAACAACCATCGCAATGGCGGCGGCGACAGCGCTTTTACCCTCTTCTGCAGAGGCCGATGTCGTACCTGTGGATGCAAGCAACCCGCTGCCTATGGATCAGGTTGTGTTCGATAAAGATATATTCGACAAAAACGATGCTCAAACCATCATAATTTTCCTGAGTGGCGGGATGAGTGATGTTGTGGGAAACGTAAAGCATGTATTGGAGGACATAATACCCAACGATATGTCTTTGAAAAAATATCCAGATAAACTCATCTCTCCGACTGATAACGGTTTTTGGAAAGAGGCTGGTGGAGACTATTTGGAAGATATGCTCGTTTCAGGTAATCTAAATGTTTTCAGGACCTGTTATAATCCAACTGCTGCTTTAGCTCATGGAATAAACCAAAAAAGATATATGAATGGCAATGAAGCAGGTTTCAATTCAGGAATCGTTACAACACTTATGCATGTGTTGAATCGAAACAATGCAGTTTCGAAAGATGCTATTTTGACAAATGTCGCTATAAATGGTAGTGATTATCGACTGTTGGAAGATGGTGCAACTCCTACGATGCTGCCAGATTTTTTACGGCCTGCATCTTTCAATAGGAACCTTCAAAATGTCTATAATTATGCGATGACCTCAGATGGTTTGGTATCGGTGGGAGATACGAGTGCCACTGAAAAACTCAATGCAGCTAATTTCAGTACGGAGTTGACGGCTCTTTCACAAGAGCATAATTTATATGACGCGCTTAGCGATATTTTCAATCGTCGAGGTGAAATGAGTGATTTCCTCGATGAAATCGTCAATGGTGATCTACCTGTTCAATATCCTTCAACTGTGGATGGCACAAGGGTGGAAGCGGCAATGCGAATACTGATCAACAATCCTTCTACCAAAATAGTGAGCATGGTTGGAGGTTACAATGGATGGGATGATCACTCCAATGCTATAGAAAATCATACCAAGCGGGCTTCCCAATTGTTTGAAGCGATAAAAGTTGCGATAGATCATGCCGGAGCTGTTGGGAAAGATAGTATCAATATCGTGGTTTTCGGTGATTTCGGACGCAATTTGACGCTCAACAGTGCGGGTGGATGGGATCATGGGAACAACCAGGTCCTCTACTGGTTTGGTGGAAAAAAGTTTTTCAATCAGCTTGGCATTGTCGGTGAAACATACCTGGACGAGCATGTCAAGAAATATCGACTATATTCCCATCCGACTGACTCATCCTATCAACTCCGACCTTATTCAATCGCCGCGACGATCTATGCGCTTTACGGTGTGGAAAATCCAGAAGTTCTGACAGGCGGCGCCGGCATCATCGATCCTGTGGATTACACCGGGAAAACTTTTTTGAGGGGATGA
- a CDS encoding DUF1501 domain-containing protein has protein sequence MKRRTFLKTSLSLAAIAGLNPSLFAETGVPLPLEAVDFDAGSDAQTIVIYLMGGMGDIIGNMTNFDQIVDENLSQIAYPMDKFTKTADGFWREAGGEYIQSMLDEGNLTVFRTCEQTDVLKAHKLNQVRFMHGNDQGYESGIVTTLMHVLGRFNAVPEDAFMTNVSFVDSNFELLTDNAVSSGLPSHLKPVSFGLSVKNPFARKAGLLYQDDDLLDRLSFEMNARAGNNAKIGRMFSSREDLEAFMENLASSSLPSGIDYTIGGTYDKFNFGKQLEVAMRILVENPDTKVVSMTTESWDDHSNAIAQHTDRGYHLFRAVHMAMEHAKALGNENINIVLFGDFGRNLNINSAYGWDHGNNQCVYFIGGKKHFNHRGIVGETVLDETMLSMGRIYTTPAPGSYKFEPYAIASTLYKLYGVKNPEVLTGGRKAIGDELDVPFLKG, from the coding sequence ATGAAACGACGTACATTTTTGAAAACGAGTCTGAGTTTGGCGGCGATCGCCGGCCTGAATCCCTCTTTGTTCGCGGAGACAGGGGTACCCTTGCCGCTGGAAGCGGTCGATTTCGATGCAGGTTCGGATGCCCAGACCATCGTCATCTACCTGATGGGCGGAATGGGCGATATCATCGGCAATATGACCAATTTCGACCAGATCGTCGATGAAAATCTTTCGCAGATTGCTTATCCGATGGACAAGTTCACGAAAACGGCCGACGGATTCTGGCGCGAAGCGGGCGGAGAGTATATCCAGTCGATGCTCGACGAGGGGAATCTGACGGTATTCAGGACATGCGAACAGACGGACGTTCTCAAAGCGCACAAGCTCAACCAGGTGCGTTTCATGCACGGCAACGACCAGGGGTATGAATCGGGAATCGTAACGACATTGATGCATGTGCTCGGCCGCTTCAATGCCGTGCCGGAAGATGCCTTCATGACCAACGTCTCTTTCGTCGACAGCAATTTTGAACTGCTGACCGACAATGCCGTCTCTTCCGGGCTCCCTTCCCATCTCAAACCGGTCTCTTTCGGCCTCTCGGTCAAAAACCCATTCGCGAGAAAAGCGGGCCTTCTCTATCAGGACGACGATTTGCTCGACAGGCTCAGCTTCGAGATGAACGCGAGAGCGGGAAACAACGCCAAAATCGGCCGAATGTTCTCTTCGAGAGAGGATCTCGAAGCGTTTATGGAAAATCTGGCTTCCTCTTCGCTTCCTTCCGGTATCGACTATACGATCGGGGGAACCTACGACAAGTTCAATTTTGGAAAACAGCTCGAAGTCGCGATGCGGATACTCGTGGAAAACCCCGATACGAAAGTGGTTTCGATGACGACGGAGTCGTGGGACGACCATTCGAACGCGATCGCCCAGCATACCGACAGAGGCTACCACCTCTTCAGGGCGGTCCATATGGCGATGGAGCACGCCAAAGCGCTGGGCAACGAGAACATCAACATCGTTCTCTTCGGAGATTTCGGACGCAATCTGAACATCAACAGTGCCTACGGATGGGACCACGGGAACAACCAGTGCGTCTATTTCATCGGTGGGAAAAAACATTTCAACCATCGGGGTATCGTAGGAGAGACGGTGCTGGACGAGACCATGCTCTCGATGGGAAGGATCTACACCACGCCGGCACCGGGATCCTACAAGTTCGAACCCTACGCCATCGCTTCCACGCTATACAAACTTTACGGCGTCAAAAACCCGGAAGTGCTTACAGGCGGCAGAAAAGCGATAGGGGACGAGCTGGATGTTCCCTTTTTGAAAGGGTGA
- a CDS encoding glycosyltransferase family 4 protein, whose amino-acid sequence MIFVLMLVTFVATILCIAVFIKSAPRLGFIDAPNERSMHTSPIPRGAGICFVGVSLVISLVALLWNINHLQQYYYVYAAVAIVFAAGLLDDRKGLSPKLKFLFIILAIMLLCVNDLYIKTLGNYMGFKIDLPLYIAVPFTIFAMAGFTNALNLTDGLDGLAGMISMVMMGAFLWIGYVNHDELMIMLSSVFMAAVAAFLIFNWHPAKVFMGDSGSLTLGFVISILAVRAMEFIEPTAVLFIVVLPVLDTFIVMTRRIQRGLSPFSADKTHMHHILYNRYEDVPYTTILLVYIQIAFTIIGVQLRHSDNFLSLILFGILFFIFLNLFDQRIKRRKKVKR is encoded by the coding sequence ATGATATTCGTTTTGATGCTTGTAACTTTTGTCGCGACGATTTTATGCATTGCGGTTTTCATCAAATCCGCACCCCGGTTGGGATTCATAGACGCTCCGAATGAACGCAGTATGCACACCTCCCCCATACCGCGTGGGGCGGGCATATGTTTCGTCGGCGTCTCGCTCGTTATCTCTCTCGTAGCCCTTCTTTGGAACATCAACCACTTGCAACAATACTACTATGTCTATGCGGCTGTTGCCATCGTATTTGCAGCCGGCCTTCTGGACGATCGCAAAGGGCTCTCTCCAAAACTGAAATTCCTCTTCATTATCCTCGCCATCATGCTCCTGTGTGTCAATGACCTCTATATCAAAACGCTTGGCAACTATATGGGGTTCAAGATCGATCTTCCTCTCTACATCGCGGTCCCTTTTACCATCTTCGCCATGGCGGGCTTCACTAATGCATTGAACCTCACCGACGGGCTCGACGGGCTCGCTGGTATGATCTCCATGGTGATGATGGGGGCGTTTTTGTGGATCGGCTATGTCAACCACGACGAGCTCATGATCATGCTTTCATCCGTCTTCATGGCCGCCGTCGCGGCTTTTTTGATTTTCAACTGGCATCCGGCGAAGGTCTTCATGGGCGACAGCGGCTCCCTGACACTCGGATTCGTCATTTCGATCCTGGCAGTTCGAGCCATGGAGTTCATCGAGCCCACCGCCGTTTTGTTCATCGTCGTCCTGCCGGTTCTGGATACCTTTATCGTGATGACAAGAAGAATACAGCGCGGCCTCTCCCCCTTCTCCGCGGACAAGACACATATGCACCACATTCTCTACAACCGATACGAAGACGTTCCCTACACGACCATCCTGCTCGTCTATATACAGATAGCCTTTACCATCATCGGCGTGCAGCTCAGACATTCGGACAATTTTCTATCCCTCATTCTATTCGGCATACTCTTTTTTATTTTCTTGAATCTTTTCGACCAGAGGATAAAACGCAGAAAGAAGGTAAAGCGGTAA
- a CDS encoding tRNA threonylcarbamoyladenosine dehydratase, with protein sequence MKFERCRTLMGEDFEKLRRAKILLLGAGGVGSFCLDCLFRSGVEDVTIVDFDTYDITNQNRQIGSEAVGAVKVRRLAELYPTVTPIEAKIDAEWIERFDFEPYDLVLDAIDDIRAKIALAHKVWPKLISATGGARKLDPTKIEIASIWKTHGDPFARKIRYELKKSGFEGDYPALFSPETPKCTSKGSFVGVTGAFGLAMCSAAVRKLLES encoded by the coding sequence ATGAAATTCGAGCGCTGCCGAACGCTGATGGGTGAAGATTTCGAAAAACTTCGTCGAGCGAAAATCCTACTGCTCGGCGCGGGCGGTGTCGGAAGCTTCTGCCTCGACTGTCTCTTTCGCAGCGGCGTAGAGGATGTCACGATCGTCGACTTCGACACGTACGACATCACCAACCAAAACCGCCAGATCGGCAGCGAAGCGGTCGGTGCCGTCAAAGTCCGGCGTCTGGCCGAGCTCTACCCGACCGTCACGCCGATCGAAGCGAAAATCGACGCCGAGTGGATCGAACGTTTCGATTTCGAACCCTACGACCTGGTGCTCGACGCCATCGACGACATCCGCGCCAAGATCGCACTGGCACACAAGGTGTGGCCCAAACTCATCAGCGCGACAGGAGGTGCCAGAAAACTCGACCCGACCAAAATCGAGATCGCATCCATCTGGAAAACCCACGGCGACCCCTTCGCCAGAAAGATCCGATACGAACTCAAAAAGAGCGGCTTCGAAGGTGACTACCCAGCCCTCTTCAGCCCGGAAACACCGAAATGTACGAGCAAAGGAAGTTTCGTCGGCGTCACCGGAGCTTTCGGTCTCGCCATGTGTTCCGCGGCCGTTCGGAAGCTGTTAGAATCGTAA
- the surE gene encoding 5'/3'-nucleotidase SurE yields the protein MKRILVTNDDGFESPGLHALVEALRPLGHVTVVAPTLEKSACGHSLTLTRPLRFIEIDDDFFKLDDGTPTDCVYLSKYALFDEERQPDLVVSGINKGANMGEDITYSGTASAAMEAVLQGIPGIAISQVCRSRCQNIDELGFELAKEAAYTICKKILEEGFPLGERRFLNVNVPPIQPKDCKGYKITKAGYRLYGNDAQLHRNPRGEEYYWLGLHPLEWVPDERELCDFEAIKADCVSITPVQLDLTSYEDIDRLRAWL from the coding sequence ATGAAACGTATCCTTGTTACCAACGACGACGGCTTCGAATCGCCGGGGCTTCATGCACTCGTCGAGGCGCTCCGCCCGCTGGGCCACGTCACCGTCGTCGCACCGACGCTCGAAAAATCGGCCTGCGGCCACAGCCTCACACTGACGCGGCCCCTTCGCTTCATCGAGATCGACGACGATTTCTTCAAACTCGACGACGGCACGCCGACCGACTGCGTCTACTTGAGCAAATACGCCCTTTTCGACGAAGAGCGCCAGCCCGACCTGGTCGTCAGCGGCATCAACAAAGGAGCCAACATGGGCGAGGACATCACCTACAGCGGTACCGCGAGCGCGGCGATGGAAGCGGTACTGCAGGGGATTCCGGGCATCGCCATCAGCCAAGTGTGCCGAAGCCGCTGCCAGAACATCGACGAACTCGGCTTCGAACTGGCGAAAGAGGCGGCTTATACCATCTGCAAAAAGATTCTCGAAGAGGGGTTTCCACTGGGCGAGCGCCGTTTTCTGAACGTCAATGTGCCACCCATCCAGCCCAAAGATTGCAAAGGGTACAAAATCACCAAAGCGGGGTATCGGCTCTACGGCAACGACGCCCAACTGCACCGCAACCCGCGCGGTGAAGAGTACTACTGGCTTGGACTCCACCCGCTCGAGTGGGTTCCGGACGAAAGAGAGCTCTGTGACTTCGAAGCGATCAAAGCGGACTGCGTCTCCATCACTCCGGTGCAGCTCGACCTCACGAGCTACGAAGATATCGACCGCCTGAGAGCGTGGCTATGA
- the lpxB gene encoding lipid-A-disaccharide synthase, translating to MRLLVSALEPSANLHLKYLLEELEGVEIAGIFDRSLGEPLYGMDEFSVMGIVDVLAKYFKGKEAVAEMVSLSGNCDKVLLIDAPAFNIPLAKAIKERYPKKEIVYYILPKVWAWKRKRAEKVERYCDRLASIFPFERQFYRRAEYVGNPLLDEIHLTRHPSEESETIAFLPGSRKSEITRLMPVFKATAEALPERRKLLVVPSFIAPEKVEAWYGDIRSFEVVHDTHEAVAQSHFAFVCSGTATLETALIGTPFVLVYKARTLDYKVGRFFVKLPHVGLANIIMDFEGKSPVHPEIFQDDVNPEKLLELYETMDRSRFDEKSQELRAILAHGSAKRVGEMIAQ from the coding sequence ATGAGACTGCTTGTGAGTGCGCTGGAACCGTCGGCCAATCTCCATCTGAAGTATCTGCTCGAGGAGCTGGAAGGTGTGGAGATCGCCGGAATTTTCGATCGGAGCCTGGGGGAACCGCTCTACGGGATGGATGAGTTCTCGGTGATGGGGATCGTCGATGTACTGGCGAAATATTTCAAAGGCAAAGAGGCGGTGGCGGAGATGGTGTCGTTGTCCGGAAACTGTGACAAGGTTCTTCTCATCGACGCACCGGCATTCAACATCCCGCTGGCAAAGGCGATCAAAGAGAGATATCCAAAGAAAGAGATTGTCTACTACATTCTTCCCAAAGTGTGGGCATGGAAAAGGAAACGGGCCGAAAAGGTGGAGCGCTACTGCGACCGGCTCGCTTCGATCTTCCCTTTCGAGAGGCAGTTTTACCGCCGTGCCGAGTATGTTGGCAACCCGCTGCTCGATGAGATTCATCTCACGCGACATCCCAGTGAAGAGAGTGAAACGATCGCCTTTCTGCCCGGGAGCCGAAAAAGCGAGATTACGCGGTTGATGCCCGTTTTCAAAGCGACGGCGGAGGCACTTCCGGAGCGTCGGAAGCTGCTGGTGGTTCCCTCTTTCATCGCACCCGAAAAGGTCGAAGCGTGGTATGGCGATATCCGCAGTTTCGAAGTGGTTCACGATACCCATGAAGCGGTGGCACAGAGCCACTTCGCTTTTGTCTGCAGCGGTACGGCGACCCTGGAGACGGCACTTATCGGCACGCCTTTCGTACTGGTCTACAAAGCGCGCACGCTCGACTACAAAGTCGGCCGCTTTTTCGTCAAACTTCCGCATGTGGGACTGGCCAACATTATCATGGATTTCGAAGGTAAAAGCCCCGTCCATCCTGAAATTTTCCAAGATGATGTCAACCCGGAAAAGCTTTTGGAGTTGTATGAAACGATGGACCGCTCCCGTTTTGATGAAAAGAGCCAAGAACTTCGGGCGATCCTGGCGCATGGAAGTGCAAAGAGGGTGGGGGAGATGATAGCCCAATAG
- the greA gene encoding transcription elongation factor GreA, translating to MQKEPMTEYGYKKLSEELEYLKSEARPAIAKEIEKARELGDLKENAEYHAAKEKQGMMEARIAELEDILGRAQVVDPATFEHKRVSFGSTVTLIDLDTDEELTYTIVGASEANPDKGLISYHSPLSRQLIGKEPGDEVRVKLPGGEKEYEVEQVCYKDICFGV from the coding sequence ATGCAAAAAGAGCCGATGACAGAGTATGGTTATAAAAAACTGAGCGAGGAGCTCGAATATCTCAAGTCCGAAGCACGCCCCGCAATCGCGAAAGAGATCGAAAAGGCGCGTGAACTCGGCGATTTGAAAGAGAATGCGGAGTACCATGCTGCCAAAGAGAAGCAGGGAATGATGGAGGCGCGTATCGCGGAGCTCGAAGATATTCTCGGACGTGCGCAGGTGGTCGACCCGGCGACATTCGAGCACAAACGCGTCAGTTTCGGATCGACCGTTACGCTGATCGATCTCGATACCGACGAAGAGCTGACCTATACGATCGTGGGAGCGAGTGAAGCGAATCCCGACAAGGGGCTCATCTCCTACCATTCGCCGCTGTCACGCCAGCTGATCGGCAAAGAGCCGGGTGACGAGGTGCGCGTGAAGTTGCCGGGAGGAGAAAAGGAGTACGAGGTGGAGCAGGTCTGTTACAAAGATATCTGCTTCGGAGTCTGA
- the argC gene encoding N-acetyl-gamma-glutamyl-phosphate reductase, whose translation MIPVAIIGASGYTGLELIKILAAHPEFELVYAATSEGETRVEQLHPSLEKVVAMPVEKADAAAVAEVAQIAFLALPHKTAMGFAAQLLERGVKVVDLSADYRLKLEAYEAHYCPHIDREHLPEAVYGLPEFYREAIKTSRLVANPGCYPTASLLGLLPFIPYIKADTPIFIDAKSGVSGAGKKLSATTHYVTINENVFAYNPIKHRHAPEIAEKIDDKFDTQVQVNFVPHLLPVTRGMLCSVYMQLETELDPVEILEDLYRDEPFVRVRHRPVDIKSVAGTNFCDIYATMNGTSLFVTSSIDNLLRGASSQAVVNANIISGFDETLGIPKYAYVP comes from the coding sequence GTGATTCCCGTCGCGATTATCGGTGCCAGCGGATACACCGGACTCGAACTTATCAAAATTCTCGCAGCTCACCCCGAATTCGAACTGGTCTATGCCGCGACCAGCGAAGGGGAAACGCGTGTCGAACAGCTTCATCCATCCTTGGAAAAAGTGGTGGCGATGCCGGTCGAAAAGGCGGATGCGGCCGCTGTGGCTGAAGTGGCGCAGATCGCCTTTCTGGCACTGCCGCACAAGACGGCGATGGGGTTTGCCGCACAGTTGCTGGAGAGGGGTGTCAAGGTGGTCGATCTTTCGGCGGACTACCGCCTGAAGCTGGAAGCCTACGAAGCCCACTACTGCCCCCATATCGACAGAGAACATCTTCCCGAAGCGGTCTACGGCCTGCCGGAGTTCTACCGCGAAGCGATCAAGACGAGCCGCCTTGTCGCCAACCCCGGCTGCTATCCGACCGCTTCACTGCTCGGGCTTTTGCCGTTCATCCCCTATATCAAAGCCGACACACCGATCTTCATCGATGCCAAAAGCGGTGTGAGCGGGGCGGGGAAGAAACTTTCGGCCACGACCCATTACGTGACGATCAACGAAAATGTGTTTGCCTACAATCCCATCAAACACCGCCACGCACCCGAAATAGCGGAGAAGATCGACGACAAATTCGATACGCAAGTACAGGTCAATTTCGTCCCGCACCTGCTACCGGTGACGCGGGGTATGCTCTGCAGCGTCTATATGCAGCTCGAAACCGAGCTCGACCCGGTCGAAATATTGGAAGATCTTTACAGGGATGAACCGTTCGTGCGCGTCCGCCACCGACCGGTCGATATCAAAAGTGTCGCAGGCACGAATTTCTGCGATATCTATGCGACGATGAACGGCACCAGCCTCTTCGTCACTTCGTCCATCGACAATCTTCTCAGGGGTGCGAGCTCCCAGGCTGTCGTCAACGCCAACATTATCAGCGGGTTCGACGAGACGCTCGGCATTCCGAAATACGCTTACGTTCCGTAA